In Synechococcus sp. RS9909, one genomic interval encodes:
- a CDS encoding flavin reductase family protein, producing MPLNAEAKKTLLRKIPHGLFICGVAEGEEINGFTASWVTQGSFEPPLVVMAVRADSTSNGMIQRTGRFSLNVLAVDQKELAAVFFKPQQGVGGRFEAAPYSLGDLGLPILKEALGAVECALVGQVAHGDHTVFVGEVKTATLHRDGEALELSSTGWSYGG from the coding sequence ATGCCCCTGAATGCCGAGGCCAAAAAGACCCTGCTGCGCAAGATCCCCCATGGCCTCTTCATCTGCGGCGTGGCCGAAGGCGAGGAGATCAACGGCTTCACCGCCAGCTGGGTGACCCAGGGCTCCTTTGAACCACCTCTTGTGGTGATGGCCGTTCGAGCCGACAGCACGAGCAACGGCATGATCCAGCGCACCGGCCGTTTTTCGCTCAACGTGCTGGCGGTGGATCAAAAGGAGCTGGCGGCCGTGTTCTTCAAGCCACAACAGGGGGTGGGTGGTCGCTTTGAAGCCGCGCCCTACAGCCTCGGTGACCTGGGCTTGCCAATCCTCAAGGAGGCCCTCGGCGCCGTCGAGTGTGCGTTGGTGGGCCAGGTCGCCCATGGCGATCACACCGTGTTTGTGGGGGAGGTGAAAACGGCCACACTCCACCGCGATGGTGAAGCGCTGGAGCTCAGCAGCACCGGCTGGTCCTACGGCGGCTGA
- a CDS encoding lysozyme inhibitor LprI family protein has translation MTFSHTCVSEALKRLLLVAGLTLFPDVVSAQPAAIQCPGDTTPEMRYCAEQAWRRSDAQLREKVSPELMQQWQDATKALCAAAYASYLEGTIYPQLVVGCDDNLNRALLKEFRGLGN, from the coding sequence ATGACGTTTTCGCATACCTGCGTCAGTGAAGCCTTGAAGCGCTTGCTTCTCGTTGCCGGCCTGACGCTGTTCCCCGATGTCGTCAGTGCCCAGCCTGCCGCGATTCAGTGCCCTGGCGACACCACACCTGAAATGCGCTACTGCGCTGAACAGGCCTGGAGACGATCTGATGCCCAGTTGCGCGAGAAGGTGTCCCCTGAGCTGATGCAGCAGTGGCAAGACGCCACAAAGGCCTTATGCGCTGCCGCCTATGCCTCCTACCTGGAAGGAACGATCTATCCGCAGCTGGTGGTGGGCTGTGATGACAACCTCAATCGGGCACTCCTGAAGGAGTTCAGAGGCTTGGGCAATTGA
- a CDS encoding M23 family metallopeptidase: protein MKPLLVLTTTSALPVLGLIALGHQPGIADGARPVSQQQLLASLPTLQTKFWIQTSRDTSLEALASELDLPLIALAELNEQAPSATLSKGQWLILPTKVERRLSRSLSLDTSSIRRTAPVLAPPAPVAEVKVQRGDSIATIAKAHGLSLTQFRKLNPGMDLARLVVGSSVRVAEAAPRQLLAIRPSVSGGASWPDLPNLPGASRPQAERQAFIWPAKGVFTSGYGWRWGRMHKGIDIANNVGTPIVAAKDGLVVFSGWSSGYGYLVELAHGDGTATRYAHNSRLVVRKGQMVPQGTTISLMGSTGRSTGPHLHFEIRKPGGAATDPMPFLPSRRA, encoded by the coding sequence ATGAAGCCCCTGCTGGTTCTCACCACCACGTCAGCGCTTCCCGTTCTTGGCTTGATTGCCCTTGGGCACCAGCCTGGTATCGCCGATGGGGCAAGACCAGTCAGCCAGCAACAACTCCTGGCCTCGCTGCCCACCCTGCAGACCAAGTTCTGGATCCAGACCAGTCGTGACACCAGCCTGGAAGCGCTGGCCTCTGAACTGGATCTGCCGCTCATCGCTCTGGCTGAACTCAACGAGCAAGCGCCCTCGGCAACACTGAGCAAAGGGCAGTGGCTGATCCTGCCCACCAAGGTGGAACGCCGTCTTAGCCGCAGCCTCTCCCTCGATACCTCCAGCATCCGCAGAACGGCGCCCGTGTTGGCTCCTCCGGCACCAGTCGCGGAAGTGAAGGTGCAGCGTGGCGATTCCATTGCCACGATTGCCAAGGCCCATGGTCTGAGCCTCACCCAGTTCCGCAAGCTCAACCCAGGCATGGACCTGGCCCGCCTGGTGGTGGGGTCCTCCGTGCGTGTGGCCGAAGCCGCACCGCGGCAGTTGTTGGCGATTCGCCCCAGTGTCTCTGGTGGTGCCAGCTGGCCTGACCTGCCCAACCTGCCAGGCGCCTCTCGCCCCCAGGCTGAGCGTCAGGCCTTCATCTGGCCGGCGAAGGGCGTGTTCACCTCCGGCTATGGCTGGCGCTGGGGGCGCATGCATAAAGGAATCGACATTGCCAACAACGTCGGCACGCCGATCGTGGCCGCCAAGGATGGCCTCGTGGTGTTCTCCGGCTGGAGCAGTGGCTACGGCTATCTGGTTGAGCTGGCCCACGGTGATGGCACGGCCACGCGCTATGCCCACAACAGCCGACTGGTCGTGCGCAAGGGCCAGATGGTGCCCCAGGGCACCACGATCTCGTTGATGGGGAGCACGGGCCGCAGCACTGGGCCGCACCTCCATTTCGAAATCCGGAAGCCCGGCGGTGCCGCCACCGACCCCATGCCGTTCCTGCCCAGCCGCCGCGCCTGA
- a CDS encoding tRNA (cytidine(34)-2'-O)-methyltransferase yields MTTTKLTAAPLRIALYEPQIPPNTGNIARTSAAFQLPLALIEPLGFSLEDRYLKRAGLDYWPHVQLSSHSDVDAFLEALPTPFRLIGCSRHGGTALPQMRFEPGDVLLFGREDLGLPESVRRRCDQLCTIPMPGGAAVRSLNLSVAAALVSFQAGLQLGLW; encoded by the coding sequence ATGACGACAACCAAGTTGACGGCTGCCCCCCTGCGCATCGCCCTGTATGAGCCGCAGATCCCGCCCAACACCGGCAACATCGCCCGCACATCAGCGGCCTTCCAGCTACCCCTGGCCCTGATCGAGCCGTTGGGCTTCAGCCTTGAGGATCGCTATCTCAAACGGGCCGGTCTCGACTATTGGCCCCATGTGCAGCTCAGCAGCCACAGCGATGTCGACGCTTTTCTCGAAGCCCTGCCCACGCCGTTCCGCCTGATCGGCTGCAGTCGCCATGGCGGCACGGCCCTGCCTCAGATGCGGTTTGAACCGGGGGATGTGCTGCTGTTTGGTCGGGAGGATCTCGGCCTGCCGGAGAGCGTGCGTCGCCGCTGCGACCAGCTCTGCACGATTCCGATGCCCGGTGGTGCAGCGGTGCGCAGCCTCAATCTGTCGGTGGCAGCTGCGCTTGTGAGCTTCCAGGCTGGTCTGCAACTCGGCTTGTGGTGA
- a CDS encoding bifunctional adenosylcobinamide kinase/adenosylcobinamide-phosphate guanylyltransferase produces the protein MGVVDRLEACGVRDLILVSGPSRSGKSRWAEHLLGHHAAVTYVATSDPRPEDPAWQERLRLHRLRRPEAWQLLECGPALASGLETIAADRALLIDSLGGFVAWHLEEAEAQWHASVSDLLSALKIRKQPVVLVIEETGWGLVPPTAIGGLFRDRLGALAQRLEALSSRSWLVVQGRAIDLHEVGQRVP, from the coding sequence ATGGGGGTGGTTGATCGGCTTGAGGCCTGCGGCGTGCGGGATCTCATCCTCGTGAGTGGTCCCAGCCGGAGCGGCAAGAGCCGTTGGGCGGAACACCTGCTCGGCCACCATGCCGCCGTGACCTACGTGGCCACCTCCGATCCCAGGCCCGAGGATCCCGCCTGGCAGGAGCGCTTGCGCCTGCATCGTCTGCGTCGACCCGAGGCCTGGCAGCTGCTCGAATGCGGCCCTGCTTTGGCGTCAGGCCTGGAGACAATTGCAGCGGATCGGGCCCTGTTGATTGATTCTCTCGGTGGGTTTGTGGCCTGGCACCTGGAGGAGGCCGAGGCCCAATGGCACGCCAGCGTGTCGGATCTGCTCAGTGCTCTGAAGATCCGAAAGCAACCGGTGGTGCTGGTGATTGAAGAGACGGGTTGGGGCCTGGTGCCCCCCACCGCGATCGGCGGCCTGTTCCGCGATCGGCTCGGCGCTCTGGCCCAACGTCTCGAGGCGTTATCCAGCCGCAGCTGGTTGGTGGTGCAGGGCCGCGCCATCGATCTGCACGAGGTGGGGCAGCGGGTGCCATGA
- the pxcA gene encoding proton extrusion protein PcxA, producing the protein MRNWISTFGRANDRDVNSDLDRGYEAALLIQSLELEYYGDRPIRTDLELSVPRSVQATVLRKFRAALSVCRTSLDKLEGQRAQLDMQELRQLQLIESVVSRYSPRRTAAAPTMSRAPDPLPRSLLGVVDTVRRQLDPTAEATLVAGFRRRRDSTLISLKVLLLLILVPLLVQQVSRTYVISPLVDRYAPDLPFLSYPKPQLEEQAVEKLRVYKAEIEFDALLRGKGIPSEEDLQQALSTKAEELKEEADSESTHAVKNVFSDIAALFAFVGVCLVSREELRVLRGFFDEAVYGLSDSAKAFAIILFTDIFVGFHSPEGWTVLLDGIANHFGFPARDNFILLFIATFPVILATIFKYWIFRYLNRVSPSSVATLRGMNGGG; encoded by the coding sequence ATGCGCAACTGGATCAGCACCTTCGGTCGGGCGAACGACCGCGATGTGAACAGCGATCTGGATCGGGGCTACGAAGCCGCCCTGCTGATCCAGAGCCTGGAGCTGGAGTACTACGGCGATCGTCCGATCCGCACCGACCTTGAGCTATCGGTGCCTCGCTCGGTGCAGGCCACCGTGTTGCGCAAGTTCCGGGCGGCCCTGAGTGTGTGTCGCACCAGCCTCGACAAACTCGAGGGGCAACGCGCTCAGCTCGACATGCAGGAGCTGCGTCAGCTGCAGCTGATTGAAAGTGTGGTGAGTCGCTATTCACCGCGACGCACAGCGGCCGCCCCCACCATGAGCCGGGCGCCTGATCCGCTGCCCCGCTCTCTGCTCGGTGTGGTCGACACCGTGCGGCGTCAGTTGGATCCCACCGCCGAAGCGACCCTGGTGGCCGGATTCCGGCGACGCCGTGATTCCACCTTGATCTCACTCAAGGTGTTGCTGCTGTTGATCCTGGTGCCCCTGCTGGTGCAACAGGTGAGCCGCACCTATGTGATCAGCCCCCTGGTGGATCGCTACGCCCCCGATCTTCCGTTCCTCAGCTATCCGAAACCGCAGTTGGAGGAGCAGGCGGTGGAGAAACTGCGGGTGTATAAGGCGGAGATTGAATTCGATGCGCTTCTGCGCGGCAAGGGCATTCCCAGTGAGGAAGACCTGCAACAGGCCCTCAGCACCAAGGCTGAGGAACTGAAGGAGGAGGCGGATTCCGAGAGCACCCACGCCGTCAAGAATGTGTTCTCAGACATTGCCGCCCTGTTTGCCTTCGTGGGCGTGTGTCTGGTGAGTCGGGAGGAACTGCGGGTGCTGCGTGGCTTCTTTGATGAAGCGGTGTATGGCCTCAGTGATTCCGCTAAGGCCTTCGCGATCATCCTCTTCACCGACATCTTCGTGGGCTTCCACAGCCCGGAGGGTTGGACGGTGCTGCTTGATGGCATCGCCAATCACTTCGGGTTTCCGGCACGGGATAACTTCATCCTGTTGTTCATCGCCACCTTCCCTGTGATCCTGGCGACGATCTTCAAGTATTGGATCTTCCGCTATCTCAACCGCGTCAGCCCCTCCTCCGTGGCAACGCTGCGCGGCATGAATGGGGGTGGTTGA
- the psb32 gene encoding photosystem II repair protein Psb32, whose amino-acid sequence MPRISKLLAGLAAACLSLLLLVPAALAVAPQDFPVVAPEVPVLDAADVLSRASRSELSARLDQLDEQRLDARLVTVRRLDYGLSLPAFGEDLIAQWSSQGSSDPILLFLIEAQNKQAAVVADPSLSQRLPAELLRSTGRTTMSQPLRDGDRYRQASLDGIERLAVVLDGGEDPGPPVEVERTTLPTNIPSKEETQSSNAFTWVVVLLVVGTIVPMATWWVFSR is encoded by the coding sequence ATGCCGAGGATCTCGAAGCTGCTGGCCGGACTCGCCGCCGCCTGCCTGTCGTTGCTGTTGTTGGTGCCTGCGGCCCTGGCGGTGGCGCCTCAGGATTTTCCTGTGGTGGCTCCGGAAGTCCCGGTGCTGGATGCTGCGGATGTGCTCAGCCGCGCCAGCCGCAGTGAACTCAGCGCCAGGCTGGATCAGCTTGATGAACAGCGCCTCGATGCTCGCTTGGTGACCGTGCGTCGGCTCGACTACGGCCTCAGCCTTCCCGCCTTCGGAGAGGATCTGATTGCGCAATGGTCGAGCCAGGGCTCCAGTGATCCGATCCTGCTGTTTCTGATCGAGGCCCAGAACAAGCAGGCCGCTGTGGTGGCCGATCCCTCCCTCAGCCAGCGCTTGCCCGCCGAGTTGTTGCGCAGCACCGGGCGCACCACCATGAGCCAGCCTCTGCGGGATGGTGATCGCTACCGGCAGGCCAGCCTGGATGGCATCGAGCGTCTCGCCGTGGTGCTCGATGGCGGTGAAGACCCCGGTCCGCCGGTGGAGGTGGAGCGCACCACCCTGCCCACCAACATTCCCTCCAAAGAGGAAACCCAGAGCAGCAATGCCTTCACCTGGGTGGTGGTGCTGCTGGTGGTGGGCACCATCGTGCCGATGGCCACCTGGTGGGTCTTCTCCCGCTGA
- a CDS encoding tellurite resistance TerB family protein, protein MTEAEAFAAVALGAVACDGVLGKDEAHALRRQLEYRSPYKDRSEEEMAALFDTLLTVLREQGIDQLITQALPQLKPHQQETALAVAAQLVHADRKVGASEADFLSKLGAKLVLPEGRAEAVIGAIMALNRDSLAD, encoded by the coding sequence ATGACTGAGGCCGAAGCCTTTGCCGCCGTGGCTCTCGGAGCCGTGGCCTGTGATGGCGTCCTTGGCAAGGACGAAGCGCACGCCTTGCGGCGCCAACTCGAATATCGCTCGCCCTACAAAGACCGGAGCGAAGAGGAGATGGCGGCGCTGTTTGACACGCTGCTGACCGTGTTGCGGGAGCAGGGGATCGATCAGCTGATCACCCAGGCCCTGCCCCAGCTCAAGCCCCATCAGCAGGAAACCGCCCTGGCGGTGGCGGCCCAGCTGGTGCATGCCGATCGCAAGGTGGGAGCGTCAGAAGCTGATTTTCTCAGCAAACTCGGCGCCAAATTGGTGTTGCCGGAAGGTCGCGCCGAGGCTGTGATCGGAGCGATCATGGCCCTCAACCGCGACAGCCTGGCCGACTGA
- a CDS encoding cofactor assembly of complex C subunit B: MPTAARITLTAGVLVLVLAVVNGVTAATIEPSLQRAEVIAGLAGVGLMLVAVLWTRAVPRAAEAVALNAEQGFVLKPDLTGAERLELAWGSQMLLTATSAATILVSWDGEVLLRRGLISDRPFHPGAICSRAREQQQLVSLVKTALYPGRDEFDAVVPHLPAVMVHPLGQRGWVVLGGWSERCFSRADERWFSGWCVRLRTTLEPASASAQGLDDSPPG, encoded by the coding sequence ATGCCAACCGCCGCCCGCATCACCCTGACTGCCGGCGTGCTGGTGCTCGTTCTGGCCGTAGTCAACGGCGTCACGGCCGCAACGATCGAGCCAAGCCTGCAGCGGGCGGAGGTGATCGCCGGCCTGGCCGGGGTGGGGCTGATGCTGGTGGCGGTGCTCTGGACCCGCGCCGTGCCCCGGGCGGCGGAGGCGGTGGCACTGAATGCGGAGCAGGGCTTTGTGCTCAAGCCGGATCTCACCGGGGCGGAACGGCTCGAACTGGCCTGGGGCAGCCAGATGCTGCTCACCGCCACCTCCGCCGCCACGATCCTGGTGAGCTGGGACGGGGAGGTACTCCTGAGGCGGGGGCTGATCAGCGATCGCCCGTTTCACCCCGGCGCGATCTGCAGCCGCGCCCGGGAGCAACAACAGCTGGTGTCGCTGGTGAAAACGGCGCTGTATCCCGGCCGCGACGAATTTGATGCGGTGGTGCCCCACTTGCCGGCCGTGATGGTGCATCCCCTCGGCCAGCGGGGCTGGGTGGTGCTCGGCGGCTGGTCGGAACGCTGCTTCAGCCGCGCTGATGAGCGTTGGTTCAGCGGTTGGTGCGTACGGCTCAGAACGACACTGGAGCCGGCTTCCGCTTCTGCTCAGGGCCTGGACGACTCTCCTCCAGGCTGA
- the lptC gene encoding LPS export ABC transporter periplasmic protein LptC, which translates to MHPIPGRALAGGLLALPLVLSGCQSSPEISTPETPPFVFRSLDLRQKQADGQRDWDLTSPEARYNVRQRLVRARNPAGLLYRNNRPAFSIRAQSAMVFNDGELVILEGQVQLQQLQGQKVLIRGDRLRWTPGQSLLVMEQRPQADDASSRIRSTTAQLRQDTQQLTLKGVVQLEQWTGKVNKQADPTTVIRTGLADWNLGDGDLKARGPVLGQRRDDQNTLQQLQASRLTGNTQKGFIDLIEPVQVRIPKRQGVLEALTTRWNFQKETLTSSEPFQARMEQSSLSGQNFRVNLKDTTVLVTGGCRLKQPGDQLDAERCLWNWSDDAVLAEGQVVLRRQANDQITRSQRLEGKVGKKGLVVFSAPGDKVRSQLSLEESRPGPEQKRKPAPVSF; encoded by the coding sequence ATGCACCCCATCCCTGGGCGAGCCCTGGCCGGTGGCTTGCTCGCGCTGCCCCTGGTTCTGAGTGGTTGCCAGTCGTCACCCGAGATCTCCACGCCGGAGACGCCCCCGTTCGTGTTCCGCTCCCTCGACCTGCGTCAGAAACAGGCGGATGGGCAGCGCGATTGGGATCTCACCAGCCCTGAGGCCCGTTACAACGTGAGGCAGCGCCTGGTGCGGGCCCGAAATCCTGCCGGGCTGTTGTATCGCAACAACCGACCGGCTTTTTCAATCCGTGCCCAGTCGGCGATGGTGTTCAACGACGGCGAGCTCGTGATCCTGGAGGGGCAGGTGCAGTTGCAGCAGCTGCAGGGCCAGAAGGTGTTGATCCGCGGCGATCGGTTGCGTTGGACCCCGGGCCAATCCCTTCTGGTGATGGAACAACGCCCCCAGGCCGATGACGCCAGCAGTCGCATCCGTTCCACCACGGCCCAGCTGCGCCAGGACACCCAGCAACTGACGCTCAAGGGCGTGGTGCAGCTCGAACAATGGACCGGTAAGGTCAACAAACAAGCCGATCCCACCACGGTAATCCGCACTGGTTTGGCCGATTGGAATCTCGGCGATGGTGATCTCAAGGCCCGCGGACCCGTCCTCGGTCAGCGGCGGGATGACCAGAACACCCTGCAGCAATTGCAGGCCAGTCGGCTCACGGGCAACACCCAGAAGGGATTCATCGATCTGATCGAACCGGTGCAGGTGCGGATCCCCAAACGCCAAGGCGTGCTTGAGGCCCTCACCACCCGTTGGAACTTTCAGAAGGAGACCCTCACCAGCAGCGAACCGTTTCAGGCCCGCATGGAGCAATCGAGCCTGAGCGGCCAGAACTTCCGCGTCAACCTCAAGGACACCACCGTGCTGGTGACCGGTGGCTGTCGCCTGAAGCAGCCCGGTGATCAGCTCGATGCGGAGCGATGCCTCTGGAATTGGAGCGATGACGCGGTGCTCGCCGAAGGCCAGGTGGTGTTGCGGCGCCAGGCCAATGACCAGATCACCCGCAGCCAGAGGCTTGAGGGCAAGGTGGGCAAGAAAGGTCTGGTGGTGTTCTCCGCCCCGGGCGACAAGGTGCGCTCCCAGCTCAGCCTGGAGGAGAGTCGTCCAGGCCCTGAGCAGAAGCGGAAGCCGGCTCCAGTGTCGTTCTGA
- the metG gene encoding methionine--tRNA ligase yields MTYSLTTPLYYVNDRPHLGSTYTTIACDALARFQRLEGETVLFVTGVDEHGQKIQRTAAEQGIEPREHCDRITARYLEAWRQWGISNDRFVRTTEPRHRPLVQAFFQRCEAAGDIRSGRQTGWYCVGCEEFKDEPAEAKEPCCPLHQKPLEWRDEENLFFCLSHFQERIETLINQPGFIAPASRRKEIQNFVAGGLRDFSISRVNVAWGLPVPGHEGHTFYVWFDALLGYLTALLDDGGDVDLNRLGAAGWPADVQVIGKDILRFHAVYWPAMLMSAGLPVPKRVFGHGFLTREGQKMGKSLGNVLDPEVLLERCGADAVRWYLLRDIQFGDDGDFQQQRFTDLVNNDLANTIGNLLNRTASMARKWFNDAVPPIDSTASAGHALQADAEQTIERVRQAMPELHFQQACEAILSLAIQANGYLNAQAPWRQMKQPGNEASVASDLYAVLECCRLVGLLLQPLVPDLSQRILDQLGEAPVASTWKERLIWGKLRAGSPLTQPQPVMARLELDAPL; encoded by the coding sequence ATGACCTACAGCCTCACAACGCCGCTCTATTACGTCAACGACCGCCCCCACCTCGGCAGCACCTACACCACGATCGCCTGCGATGCCCTGGCCCGCTTTCAGCGGCTCGAGGGGGAAACGGTGCTGTTTGTGACCGGTGTCGATGAACACGGCCAGAAAATCCAACGCACCGCAGCAGAGCAGGGGATCGAACCCCGCGAGCACTGCGATCGCATCACCGCCCGCTATCTGGAGGCCTGGCGGCAGTGGGGCATCAGCAACGACCGCTTCGTGCGCACCACTGAGCCGCGCCATCGCCCCCTGGTGCAAGCCTTCTTCCAGCGCTGTGAAGCGGCCGGCGACATTCGCAGCGGCCGCCAGACCGGCTGGTATTGCGTCGGTTGCGAGGAATTCAAAGACGAGCCTGCTGAGGCCAAGGAGCCCTGCTGCCCCTTGCACCAGAAGCCGTTGGAATGGCGCGATGAGGAGAACCTCTTCTTCTGCCTGTCCCATTTCCAGGAGCGGATCGAAACGCTGATCAACCAACCGGGCTTCATCGCACCCGCCAGCCGCCGCAAGGAGATTCAGAATTTTGTGGCGGGCGGTTTGCGCGATTTCTCGATTTCCCGCGTCAATGTGGCATGGGGATTGCCCGTTCCCGGCCACGAGGGCCACACCTTTTATGTGTGGTTTGATGCCCTGCTCGGCTATCTCACCGCCCTGCTCGACGACGGTGGCGATGTGGATCTGAACCGATTGGGCGCAGCGGGTTGGCCTGCCGATGTGCAGGTGATCGGCAAAGACATCCTCCGCTTTCATGCCGTGTATTGGCCGGCGATGTTGATGTCGGCCGGATTGCCGGTTCCAAAACGGGTGTTTGGCCACGGTTTTCTCACCCGAGAAGGCCAGAAGATGGGCAAATCCCTGGGCAATGTGCTCGATCCCGAGGTGTTGCTGGAGCGCTGCGGCGCCGATGCGGTGCGTTGGTATTTGCTGCGCGACATTCAATTCGGCGACGACGGTGACTTTCAGCAGCAACGCTTCACCGATCTGGTCAACAACGATCTGGCCAACACGATCGGCAATCTGCTCAACCGCACCGCGTCGATGGCGCGTAAATGGTTCAACGACGCCGTGCCGCCGATCGATTCCACCGCGTCTGCGGGGCATGCGCTTCAGGCCGACGCGGAGCAGACGATCGAACGGGTGCGGCAGGCGATGCCCGAGTTGCACTTTCAGCAGGCCTGTGAGGCGATTCTTTCCCTGGCGATCCAGGCCAATGGGTATCTCAATGCGCAGGCACCCTGGCGCCAGATGAAGCAACCCGGCAACGAGGCGAGCGTGGCCAGTGATCTCTACGCCGTGCTCGAGTGCTGCCGGCTCGTGGGCCTGTTGCTGCAGCCCCTGGTGCCAGATCTGAGTCAGCGCATCCTCGACCAACTCGGTGAAGCGCCTGTGGCTTCCACCTGGAAGGAGCGGTTGATCTGGGGCAAGCTGAGAGCCGGTTCTCCCCTGACCCAGCCCCAGCCGGTGATGGCCCGCCTCGAACTCGACGCTCCTCTCTGA
- a CDS encoding Mo-dependent nitrogenase C-terminal domain-containing protein: MASPEPLDPSLQVWLSALHQLALADGDFDAEERRMLAEHLSETLPESALDWEALEPVDDGELSRLLAADPTVAEQFLRTAVVVALADGHLSRSELDLLQHWADLLGCDQAPLAGLKPCIDHLSDDDWQPLEPLKHWLDDLDPSDPRVAGFIVNLIPAQCPFERDIVLFGHKLVHIPPMCKLNPLYDQLVGLRFRCLGHLPEEQQLRICRKDSAQA, translated from the coding sequence ATGGCCTCCCCTGAGCCGCTCGATCCCTCGCTCCAGGTCTGGTTATCAGCCCTGCACCAACTGGCCCTGGCCGATGGCGATTTTGATGCGGAGGAGCGGCGGATGCTCGCCGAACACCTCTCGGAAACCCTGCCGGAATCAGCGCTCGATTGGGAGGCGCTGGAGCCGGTGGACGACGGGGAACTGTCGCGCCTGCTGGCGGCGGATCCCACCGTGGCCGAGCAGTTTCTGCGCACCGCTGTGGTGGTGGCCCTCGCCGACGGCCATCTCAGCCGCTCTGAACTCGATCTGCTGCAGCACTGGGCCGATCTGCTGGGTTGTGATCAGGCGCCGCTGGCGGGCCTCAAGCCCTGCATCGACCACCTCAGCGACGACGATTGGCAACCTCTGGAGCCTCTCAAGCATTGGCTGGATGATCTCGACCCCAGCGATCCGCGGGTGGCGGGCTTCATTGTGAACCTGATCCCGGCCCAGTGTCCGTTTGAACGCGACATCGTGCTGTTCGGCCACAAGCTGGTGCACATCCCGCCGATGTGCAAACTGAATCCGCTTTACGACCAACTGGTGGGGCTTCGTTTCCGCTGCCTCGGCCATCTTCCGGAAGAGCAACAACTGCGGATCTGCCGCAAAGACTCCGCCCAGGCATGA